The Desulfotignum phosphitoxidans DSM 13687 DNA segment GGTGAACAACGCCGGGGTGTCCAAACCGTCCATGCTGTTGAAAATGAAGGAAGAAGACTGGGATGCCATCATCGACATCCATCTGAAAGCCGCGTTCAACACCACCCAGGCCGCGGGCCGCCACATGAAGGAACAGAATTCCGGGCGGATCATCAACGTGATCTCCACGGCCGGGATCTTCGGCACTATCGGGCAGATCAACTATGCGTCCGCCAAAGCCGGGATCATCGGGTTTTCCAAATCCGCCTCCCGGGAGCTGGGCCGGTACAACATCACCGTGAACGTCATCTGTCCGGGCATCACCAAAACCGAAATGACGGGCAAACTTCAGTCCGATGAAAAGCTGCGCAAAATCTATGAAGGCCGGATTCAGCTGGGCCGGTTTGCCGACCCGGAAGAGATTGCCCCGGCCTTTGTGTTTCTGGCCTCGGGTGACGCGTCCTATATCACCGGGCAGGTGCTGGGCGTGGATGGCGGATATATCGGATAATCACGCCATTTGTCCGGACAAATAATGATAAAGATTTGAATGAAACGATTTTAAATAACAAAAAGAACAAGGAGGAACCATGGCATTAGAGTGGATGCCCAGAGACAATGAGGCCAAAGATCATTCATTGCATAGAAATCCCTATTGGAGCAATGAGGCCCCGGGGGTGATTTTTGAGAAAAAACCCCTGACCGACCCGGCCGGCAAAGAGGTAAAAGGTCTGTATGTGGCCTGGATCACGTTGAACAACCCCAAGCAGTTCAACTCCTATACCACGGACATGGTCAAAGGCGTGATCGCCGGGTTTGAAAACGCCTCCCTGGACAGAAGCGTCATTGCCGCGGTGTTTACTGCGGTGGGTCCTTATGCGTTCTGCACCGGCGGCAACACCAAGGAATACTCGGAATACTATTCAAAACGCCCGGATGAATACGGCCAGTACATGGAGCTGTTCAATCACATGGTGGATGCCATTTTAGGCTGCCACAAACCCGTGATCTGCCGGGTCAACGGCATGCGCGTGGCAGGCGGCCAGGAGATCGGTCTGGCCTGTGACCTGGCCATTTCATCCGACCTGGCCATTTTCGGGCAGGCCGGCCCCAAACACGGATCTTCGCCTGCCGGCGGATCATCTGATTTCCTGCCCTGGTTTCTGACCATGGAAGATGCCATGTACAACTGTGTGTCCTGTGAAATGTGGTCTGCCTATAAGATGAAAATGAAAGGCATGATCTCCAAGGTGGTGCCCGTATTGAAAATCGACGGCCAATGGGTGAGAAACCCCATGATTGAAACCGATAACTATATCAAAGACGGCGAAATCGTGTATGGCGAGTACAAAACCGGGGATGCCCTGGCAGAAGGCAAGGCCCTGCTGAAACAGCACCAGGCCAATGCGGATTTCGAGCTGCTGGACAAGGAAGTGGACAAGATCGTCTGGCGGTTTGCCAACCTGTTCCCGGCGTGTCTCGTGAAATCCATTGAAGATGTCCGCCAGAAAAAGAAATTTTTCTGGGATACCATGAAAAACGATCACCGCCACTGGCTGGCTGCCAACATGAGCGGTGAAGCATTCCTGGGCTTCGGTGCTTTCAACACCAAGAAGATCACGGGCCAGGACACCATTGATTTCCTGAAATTCCGTCAGAACGTGGCGGATGCCCGTGACTGGGATATGGAAATGTTTGCCGAAGTCATGGGCAAACCCAAGGAATAGGTTGAAGTTTTAAGTTTTAAGTGTGAAGTTTTAAGTGTGAAGTAGGCGGGGTCAGGTTCCGGTATTGCGATTGGTTGCAGTGAGCCGGGCCTGATCCCCACTATTTTCAAGCCTGACCCCTATTTTTTGATATAAATATACCCGCCCCGGCCGTAACCGAACAGATGGAACAGATGCAGGTAGTGGGTTGAGACGGCCCGATAGAACCGGTTGAAAGATACCGTGTAAGGATATGGCTGGGAGGAATCCACATCCAGGATCGTCACATCCCCCGTGTCCGGATCAAATCCCCCCACGGGTGAGATATGGGGAATGTTCAAATCCGTCACCAGGCTGCCCTGATCAAAATGGGCAATGATGATACCGTCACCAAAGCGGTCAAATTGCGCCAGCCGAAACTTGAGTGTCTGACAGAAATCCGCAGCGTTGGACGGGTCCCGGGTGGCCTGAACAACCTGGATGTCCTGGTAATCGATCTGGAACTCATCCAGGCTGGCTTTCACCACCTGGCCCAGCACGGGCAAAGGCAGTCCCCGCCGTCCCTGATATCCGTCCGGCCCCATTCTTTCCTTCCAGTGCGCTGCAGTCACGCGATTCAACAGGTCTTGCTGGGTCACCGGTTTTTGGGGCAATCGGCCCTGATTTTCCAGTAAGGTATTCACCACACATGCCACTGATGCCACAGAACAGGAGGATTCATGAAACTGTTTGACATAATGGCGGTAAAGCCCTGCCTTGACCGGATTGCTTTGACCTGTCGGCGCCAGGGGTTCCCGCCGGGCCCGGGAACGGCCAAATGACCCCGTGGCCGTGAGTTTATGGAAAAAAAACCGCAGATACAACACACTGCGCATGAGATAAAATAATATTTTCATCGGTTTTTCTCTGGTTTTTCATGGGCCTGCATCAAATCAATATCCGTCAAAGTGATTCTGAAACCATGATTTGTCAATAGACAAGATGGCAATATCCAGGTTACTTTCATTTTGCGGTTGCAATATTTCCACAGGCCGGGTAAACACGGGTGGCAGGATCCATCTGGTGTGACCGGTGCCATTGCCTGAAACGGGCCTGGCTGGACAGAGTTTTGATGACGCGTTGTCATAAGAAAAAAGGGAATTCATGCAGACAAAGAACAATGCCGTTGATACTGCCGCATTTGGCGGACAGGGCTGGTCTCCCAGAATCCGGAGCCATGCCATGGAAATCGGGGATATCTGGGCCGGCTGCGGCCTGGACAGCGAATGGAAACCATTGAAAACCGTGCTGGTGCATCGGCCGGGGCCCGAGCTGTCCGTGTCCCGGGATCAGGCCAACGCATGCCAGCTGGCAGAACCCCTGGATGTTCAAAAAGCCGGGCAAGAGCATGATCGCATGGTAAAGATTTACCGGGAAAACCAGGTTGAGGTTCAAATGCTGACACCCGGGCCCCAGGCGCCGGTTCTGCCCAACCAGCTGTACTGTGCGGACCTGGTGGCCATGACCCCCCAGGGGGCGATTCTGGCACGGCCGGCCTCCACGGTCCGGGCCGGAGAGGAGCGATGGGTGGCCCGGACTCTGGGCATGCTGGGAATCCCTGTGCTCAAGACCTTGACCGGCACGGCCACATTCGAAGGCGCGGACCTGATGTGGCTGGATCCCGCCACGGCCGTCATCGGCCGGGGACTGCGCACCAATCAGGCCGCCATCGATCAGATCACCTCCCTGTTGTCGGAAATGGATATCACCACCCTGGCGTTTGATCTGCCCTTCGGCACCATGCACTTCATGGGCATGCTGAGGATTGTGGACAAAGATCTGGCGTTTGTCTGGCCCCGCCGGACCCCCTATGCCCTGGTCACGGCTCTGAAAGACCGGGGGTTCCAGGTAAGATCCCTGCCCAGTGAAGCCGAGGCCCTGTCCCGTATGGCATTTAATTTTGTGGTGCTGGGACCTAAAAAGATCATGCTGCCGGCCGGAAATCCAAAAACCGTTGCCGGATATGAAAACCAGGGCATTCACTGCATTCCCGTGCCCGTGGATGAGCTTCAGAAAGCCAATGGTGCGGTGGGATGCATGACCGGGATTCTGCACAGAGAAATATGAAAAACAGGCGGTTTTTCCGGTGATTCACAAAAAACCCGCGATTATATATTGATTTTGTTGCCAACAATTTATATAGATCAGGTGACATTAAAAAAAGAACCCCATTTCTGAGGAATATTACATACGGGAGGAGCACGATGAAATCATATGCACGTTTGGTTTGCTGGGTTGTGGCTTTGATAATTATACCGGGACAGGCTCTGGTACTGGCTGATAAAGACCCGGAACAGCTCATGCTGCCCACCGGCACCATGACCCTTTCAGCCCCGCCTGATGCGGAACGTGAACCTGCCTTGTCACCGGTGGTGTTTCCTCATTCTCTGCATTTTGCCTATTCCTGCAAGGACTGCCATCATGAATGGGATGGTTACAGCGAGGTGCAAAGCTGTGCCACCTCCGGATGTCATGAAAATCTGTGGGCGGCCCCTCCCGGTACCACGCCCCTGGGAGAAAAACGGATCAAATCCCTGGCCGGGGCCTATCATCAGACCTGCCGGGACTGCCATCGTGAGGAGATGAAATCCCAGAAGGCTGCCGGCATGACCCGCTTTTACACCGGTCCCATCGACTGTGACGGATGTCATCCCGAGCCCCATGCCGAACCCGTCCATGACATTGAAATGCTGCCGGTTCCCACGGGCAACCTGACCATTGCCCCGCCCGAAGAGGTGGATGCCAGACGGGCCGCAGTTGAATTTCCCCACGGGGCCCATTTCGACTATTCCTGCCAGCTGTGCCACCATGACTGGTATGGGGAAGGTGAGGTGGAAGGCTGCATGACCGAAGGGTGTCACGATCAGTTTGAGCCGGATCCCTCCACAAGGAACATAAAAGACCCGGCCAATGTGTACTATTACCTGGCCGCCTATCACAACACCTGTCTGCCGTGCCACAGGGAACTGCAGCAGGAACGCAATGCCTTTATGGACGCCGGTATCACGGATGCGGAAGAACTGCCCGCCGCCGGACCCGTGGCCTGCATTGAATGTCATTGATACCATACGGGCCCGGGAAATTTTTAAGACCGGTTGACTGACTGCCGGCAGTATTATCGCATCAGGCGGACGGCTCCTGGCGGATTTCATGGGCTTTGCCGTCCAGCACCACATACAGGCGGTCCTCTTTTTCTTCCAGAAGACGGGCCAGTTTCATCAATGCCCGCTGGCCGAATTTGATGCAGTGCTCAGGGGTGTCAATATACAGGCTGTCGTCCCGGGTGAACAGCTGGGACGGGTCCAGGGGCAGGGTGTCTGTGGTGTTCAAAACCAGGGTTTGGTTGTCTTTCAAGTCCACCACAAACAGGGCTGTGTCTTCATAGGGAAAATACACTTTTTCTTCGCATCCGTCCCGGATCTGATAGACGTGATATCCCTGATTGTCTTTGCGGATGGATTTATGAAAATAAGCGATAATTTTGGGGTGTTCAAATTTGCCGTGCTCATTATGCCAGATACCGTTTTTATCCATCCAGAAAACCGCGTTTTCCTTAGGAACGATAATCTGTTTCATGTCAGATGTCATATCAGCGACTCCTGTTGTCATCAAGATTAATATCTGTGAATGGTCTTACCTAAAAAAGCCGTGAAGAACAATAGAGAATCCGCATTTTTTTCGCATCCAGACCTGCCCGTGACCCAGGTGTTGCCGAAACTGTCTGCAGCCCTGGCACATCCCGGACGGGCCGTGCTTCAGGCCCCGCCCGGATCGGGAAAAACCACCCGGGTACCTCTGGCCCTGGTGGATGCACCCTGGCTGGCCGGAAGAAAAATACTCATGCTGGAACCCCGCCGTCTGGCAGCCCGGGCCTGTGCCCGGTTCATGGCAGGATTGTGTGGGGAGTCGGTGGGAGAAACCGTGGGATACCGGATCCGCATGGAGACACAAGTCGGCCCCCACACCCGCATCGAAGTGGTCACGGAAGCGATCCTGACCCGGATGATCCAGAATGATCCAGCCCTGGAAAAGGTGGGCCTGGTGATTTTTGATGAGTTTCATGAGCGCCATATTCACAGTGATCTGGGCCTGGCATTGTGTCTGGAGTCGGCGGAGGTGCTGCGGCCGGATTTGCGGATTCTGGTCATGTCCGCCACCATGGATACCGATGCGTTGGGCGCACTTCTGGACCCGGTGGAAATTGTCACATCAAAAGGCCGGCAATGGCCCGTGGAGACAATTTATCAGCCGCCAATTCCCTGCCGGTCCGGCCCCGGACCGTTCGGTTCTGTGCTGGCCGGGTGTGTATCTGCCGTACTCACGGCCATCTCGGATCACAAGGGAGATATTCTGGTATTTCTGCCCGGGGCGGCTGAAATAAGGCGCATGGAACAGATGCTGGCAAAAAAAACCGGCCCAAATGTACAGGTGTTTGCCTTGTCCGGCCGGTTGTCGTTTGACCGGCAGCGGGCCGCGCTGGCACCTTCCCCGCGGGATCACCGCAAAGTAGTCCTGGCCACAGCCATTGCCGAAACCTCCCTGACCATCGAAGGAGTGACGATTGTGGTGGATGCCGGTCTGATGCGAAAGCCCATGTTTTTTCCGGGCACGGGCTTGACCCGGCTTCAGACCCTGCCCGTGTCCCGGGCATCGGCAGACCAGCGCCGGGGACGGGCCGGCCGCACCGGACCCGGCATCTGTTTCCGCATCTGGTCTGAACATGTACACAAGGGCCTGGTACCGTTTTCCCGGCCGGAGATCCTTGAACAGGACCTGACCGGGGTGGTCCTGGAACTGGCCCTGTGGGGAGTCCGTGATCCGGATACATTAAAATGGCTGGACCCGCCGCCGGCCCGGGCGTTTTCCCGGGCCAGAGACCTGCTGCATCATCTGGGATGCCTGGATGATGCAGGCAATATCACCCTTCACGGCAAAACCATTGCCGGCGCCGGGATTCATCCCCGGCTGGCCCATATGATTCTGAAAGCCGACCGGTCCGGCAACGGGTTTCTGGGCTGCTGCCTGGCCGTGCTGCTGGAAGAAAATCAGGACCTGCCCGGATTCTCCCGTGATCCGGATATCCGCAGCCGTCTGGAAATACTGGCTGTTTTTCAGCAGAACTGGAACATATCGCGCGGCCAATCACCCCAGAACCCGGATATGTGGGCTCACAGCATGCAGCGGGAACTGAAAAAAGTGCAGGCCCCGGCAAAAAACTGGCTGGCCGCATCCCGGCGGCTGGCCCGGAAACTGGCAATCCGTGACACGGCCATTGATCCGGAAAAAGCGGGCATCACCCTGTCACTGGGCTTTCCCGAACGGGTGGCCGCCCGCCGGGGGCCGTTGTCGTATATCATGGCTTCAGGCAGTGGTGCGGTTTTTCACGCATCCAACACCGTGTCCATGCATGAATATATCCTGGCGGCCCATGTGGGAGGGCATCCTGAAAACGCCAGAATCTATCTGGCCGCCCCGGTCTGGTTGCAGGATCTGGAACAGGTGTGGGCCCATGAGATAAAAATTCGCGAATCCGTGATGTGGGATTCGGACAAGCAGGGGGTCCAGGCCATCAGCCGGACTTTTTTCGGACAGATATTGATCCGGCAGACCCCATTGCCGGACCCGGACCCGGAAGCCGTGCTAAACGCCATGATGGAGGGTATACGCCAGATGGGCCCGGCCGCACTGCCCTGGACCCGCAAACAGATGCAGTTTCGCCACCGGGTGTGCTTTCTCCGGGAACAGGCCGGGCTTTCCCGTTTTCCGGATTTGTCCGATGCCGGGTTGATGGAAACCCTTTCCCTGTGGCTGGGGCCTTTTCTGACCGGGGTCCGGTCCGCCCGGGACCTGAAACAGGTGGATCTGGCCGGAGCGCTCACTGCATTGTTTTCCTGGGATGATCAGCATCAGGTGGATATGCTGGCCCCGTCCCATATCACCGTGCCTTCGGGGTCCCGGATTCCGTTGTCTTATTCAGACGGCAGTCAGGTGCTGGCTTCGCCGATTCTGGCGGTCCGGCTTCAGGAGATGTTCGGTGAGATCCGAACTCCGACCGTGGCCAGCGGCCGGATTGCCGTGACCCTGCACCTGCTGTCCCCGGCCGGCCGGCCGGTCCAGGTGACAAAGGATCTGGAAAATTTCTGGAAAAATACCTACAAAGAGGTGAAAAAAGATCTCATGGGACGATACCCCAAGCATTTCTGGCCGGACGATCCCTTGACGGCCGTCCCGACCCGCCGGGCCAAACCCCGAAAATAAGTGTTTAAAAAAAAATAATTTTCATGATAAGGTACCCAAACCAATCCATTGAAAAACCAGCTGACACCCAACCCGGGGAAAAAGAAAAAAAGAACGATGGCGGAAAAAGCCAATCAGAAACGGATGAGGGAAAAACTACTTTATGACAGGTTCCGGTGACATCAGACATCAAACCGGTCATGATTCGGCGACCGGGAAACCACCCCCTGACGGCCGTGAAAGGATTGAAAGCATTTACCGGGCCGCCCCCATCGGGATCGGTCTGGTGAAGGACCGAACATTGCTGGAGTTCAATGACCGCCTGTGCCGGATGCTCGAATATTCCCGGGAGGAATTGTCGGGGTCTAATACCCGCATATTCTACCCTTCTGACGATGAGTATGACTATGTGGGAAAAGAGAAATACCGGCAGCTCCGGGAACAGGGCACGGGCAACGTCAAGACCCGGTTTCTTACCAAAACAGGGAGGGTCCTGGACATCCTGCTCAGCTCCGCCCCGATCAATCCGGAAGACCTGTCCGCGGGAGTTACGTTTACGGCCCTTGACATCACCCGGGACATCCAGCGGGAAGCACAGCTTCGCCAGGTCCGGAAAATGGAGGCCATCGGGGTTCTGGCAGGGGGCATCGCCCATGATTTCAACAATATTCTTTTTCCCATCATGGGACACACTGAACTGCTGCTCGAAGACATTCCCGCTGACAGTCCGTTCAGGAACAATCTTAACAAGATTCATGCCGCATCACTGCGGGCCAGGGATCTGGTGAAACAGATCCTCACCTTTTCCCGTCAGGAAAAGCAACGTCCCCAGGTGTTGATTATGCAGCCGGTTGTCAAAGAAGTCATGAAAATGATCCGGGCCACCCTGCCGGCGTTCATACAGATCAATGAAAAAATAGATGCCCGTTGTGGTCCGGTGCGGGCCGATCCCACTCAGATCCATCAGGTGGTGATGAATCTGGCCACCAATGCGTTTCATGCCATGGAAGGAACCGGGGGAGAACTGACCGTGTCTTTGACCCGGGCCGATCAGATTTCCCGGGATCCGAAAACCCCGGACATGTCCCCGGGTCCCTGGGTCTGTCTGAGTGTTTCAGACACGGGTGCAGGTATGGATTACATCACGGCGGAGAAGATTTTCGACCCGTTTTTCACCACCCAAAAACCCGGCAAAGGCACGGGTATGGGATTGTCCGTGGTCCACGGCATCGTGACGGGCATGAACGGGGTCATTCGGGTCACGACTGAACCCGGCCGGGGGACGACCTTTGATGTGTATTTTCCTTTGGTCTCTGAAACAGAAGATGAAGAAACCCTTGAGGTGACAGACCCGGTTCCGGGCGGAACAGAGACAATTCTGCTGGTGGATGATGAACCTGACATCGTTTCAATGGAAATGCAGCTGCTGGAATGGCTGGGGTATCATGTGATACCGTTCACCAGCAGTGTTGAAGCCCTGGAACGGTTTAAAACCGCTCCGGAGTTATTTGATCTGGTCATTACCGACATGGCCATGCCCGGTATGAGCGGCGACAAACTGGCCGGAAAACTGTTGAAAGTCCGGCCGGATATTCCGATGATCATCTGTACCGGATTCAGCCAGATCATGGATCAGGAAAAAGCGATCTCCCTGGGCTTCAAGGGATTTTTGTACAAACCCATTGTGATGAAAGATCTTGCCTGTGCCGTGCGCCAGGCCCTGGATTCACAGGCCTGAAAAAGGATAACAAAAAAATGATGGCACCTGAAGATGCCGCCTTGAATGGTCATGAAACAGACAAAATCAGCGTGCTGATCATTGATGATGACAGTCAGGTCTGCCGGTTTTTGTCCAAAATATTCACCGGTATGGGGTATTCGGTTTCCCACGAACTGACGTTGACCCAGGGAATATCCCATATTTTTTCAGGCCGGGTGGACATTCTGTTTCTGGATGTGAACCTGCCGGACGGCAACGGTCTGGAAGCCATCAACACGATCCGGCATCATCCGTCTCCGCCTGAAATTATTGTCATAACAGCGGATGACAATGTGGACGGGGCGGAGATCGCCATGAAATCCAAGGCCTGGGACTATATTGCCAAAACCGGATCTTCAAAAAATTTCCGTTTCGCCCTGGAAAGAGCCGTGGAATACCGCCGCCAGAAAAAAGCCAGCCTGTCCAGAAATGACATCCGCAGAGAAGGTATTGTCGGAGAAAGCCGGGGGATACTGAAGTGCCTTGAAAAAGTGGCAGTGGCAGCCCACAGCGATATCCCTGTGCTGGTCACCGGTGAAACCGGTACGGGCAAAGAGCTTTTTTCCAGGGCAATTCATGCATGCAGTCCAAGATGCAGTGAACCGTTTGTGGTGGTGGATTGTGCGGCCCTGCCTGAGCACCTGGTGGAAAGTACGATTTTCGGCCATACCAGAGGCGCGTTCACCGGGGCGGACCGGGACAGGACCGGGTTGATGAAAATAGCCGATCGGGGCACCCTGTTCCTGGATGAAGTGGG contains these protein-coding regions:
- a CDS encoding SDR family NAD(P)-dependent oxidoreductase, producing the protein MKLEGKKAIVTGGSRGIGRAIALLYAKEGADVLVNYHSNDAAAKETVAEIEKLGRKGVAVAADVASYASAQNMVEECVKQLGGVDIVVNNAGVSKPSMLLKMKEEDWDAIIDIHLKAAFNTTQAAGRHMKEQNSGRIINVISTAGIFGTIGQINYASAKAGIIGFSKSASRELGRYNITVNVICPGITKTEMTGKLQSDEKLRKIYEGRIQLGRFADPEEIAPAFVFLASGDASYITGQVLGVDGGYIG
- the oah gene encoding 6-oxocyclohex-1-ene-1-carbonyl-CoA hydratase, which produces MALEWMPRDNEAKDHSLHRNPYWSNEAPGVIFEKKPLTDPAGKEVKGLYVAWITLNNPKQFNSYTTDMVKGVIAGFENASLDRSVIAAVFTAVGPYAFCTGGNTKEYSEYYSKRPDEYGQYMELFNHMVDAILGCHKPVICRVNGMRVAGGQEIGLACDLAISSDLAIFGQAGPKHGSSPAGGSSDFLPWFLTMEDAMYNCVSCEMWSAYKMKMKGMISKVVPVLKIDGQWVRNPMIETDNYIKDGEIVYGEYKTGDALAEGKALLKQHQANADFELLDKEVDKIVWRFANLFPACLVKSIEDVRQKKKFFWDTMKNDHRHWLAANMSGEAFLGFGAFNTKKITGQDTIDFLKFRQNVADARDWDMEMFAEVMGKPKE
- a CDS encoding phytochelatin synthase family protein — translated: MKILFYLMRSVLYLRFFFHKLTATGSFGRSRARREPLAPTGQSNPVKAGLYRHYVKQFHESSCSVASVACVVNTLLENQGRLPQKPVTQQDLLNRVTAAHWKERMGPDGYQGRRGLPLPVLGQVVKASLDEFQIDYQDIQVVQATRDPSNAADFCQTLKFRLAQFDRFGDGIIIAHFDQGSLVTDLNIPHISPVGGFDPDTGDVTILDVDSSQPYPYTVSFNRFYRAVSTHYLHLFHLFGYGRGGYIYIKK
- a CDS encoding dimethylarginine dimethylaminohydrolase family protein, translating into MQTKNNAVDTAAFGGQGWSPRIRSHAMEIGDIWAGCGLDSEWKPLKTVLVHRPGPELSVSRDQANACQLAEPLDVQKAGQEHDRMVKIYRENQVEVQMLTPGPQAPVLPNQLYCADLVAMTPQGAILARPASTVRAGEERWVARTLGMLGIPVLKTLTGTATFEGADLMWLDPATAVIGRGLRTNQAAIDQITSLLSEMDITTLAFDLPFGTMHFMGMLRIVDKDLAFVWPRRTPYALVTALKDRGFQVRSLPSEAEALSRMAFNFVVLGPKKIMLPAGNPKTVAGYENQGIHCIPVPVDELQKANGAVGCMTGILHREI
- a CDS encoding cytochrome c3 family protein, whose product is MKSYARLVCWVVALIIIPGQALVLADKDPEQLMLPTGTMTLSAPPDAEREPALSPVVFPHSLHFAYSCKDCHHEWDGYSEVQSCATSGCHENLWAAPPGTTPLGEKRIKSLAGAYHQTCRDCHREEMKSQKAAGMTRFYTGPIDCDGCHPEPHAEPVHDIEMLPVPTGNLTIAPPEEVDARRAAVEFPHGAHFDYSCQLCHHDWYGEGEVEGCMTEGCHDQFEPDPSTRNIKDPANVYYYLAAYHNTCLPCHRELQQERNAFMDAGITDAEELPAAGPVACIECH
- the hrpB gene encoding ATP-dependent helicase HrpB, giving the protein MKNNRESAFFSHPDLPVTQVLPKLSAALAHPGRAVLQAPPGSGKTTRVPLALVDAPWLAGRKILMLEPRRLAARACARFMAGLCGESVGETVGYRIRMETQVGPHTRIEVVTEAILTRMIQNDPALEKVGLVIFDEFHERHIHSDLGLALCLESAEVLRPDLRILVMSATMDTDALGALLDPVEIVTSKGRQWPVETIYQPPIPCRSGPGPFGSVLAGCVSAVLTAISDHKGDILVFLPGAAEIRRMEQMLAKKTGPNVQVFALSGRLSFDRQRAALAPSPRDHRKVVLATAIAETSLTIEGVTIVVDAGLMRKPMFFPGTGLTRLQTLPVSRASADQRRGRAGRTGPGICFRIWSEHVHKGLVPFSRPEILEQDLTGVVLELALWGVRDPDTLKWLDPPPARAFSRARDLLHHLGCLDDAGNITLHGKTIAGAGIHPRLAHMILKADRSGNGFLGCCLAVLLEENQDLPGFSRDPDIRSRLEILAVFQQNWNISRGQSPQNPDMWAHSMQRELKKVQAPAKNWLAASRRLARKLAIRDTAIDPEKAGITLSLGFPERVAARRGPLSYIMASGSGAVFHASNTVSMHEYILAAHVGGHPENARIYLAAPVWLQDLEQVWAHEIKIRESVMWDSDKQGVQAISRTFFGQILIRQTPLPDPDPEAVLNAMMEGIRQMGPAALPWTRKQMQFRHRVCFLREQAGLSRFPDLSDAGLMETLSLWLGPFLTGVRSARDLKQVDLAGALTALFSWDDQHQVDMLAPSHITVPSGSRIPLSYSDGSQVLASPILAVRLQEMFGEIRTPTVASGRIAVTLHLLSPAGRPVQVTKDLENFWKNTYKEVKKDLMGRYPKHFWPDDPLTAVPTRRAKPRK
- a CDS encoding hybrid sensor histidine kinase/response regulator; translated protein: MTGSGDIRHQTGHDSATGKPPPDGRERIESIYRAAPIGIGLVKDRTLLEFNDRLCRMLEYSREELSGSNTRIFYPSDDEYDYVGKEKYRQLREQGTGNVKTRFLTKTGRVLDILLSSAPINPEDLSAGVTFTALDITRDIQREAQLRQVRKMEAIGVLAGGIAHDFNNILFPIMGHTELLLEDIPADSPFRNNLNKIHAASLRARDLVKQILTFSRQEKQRPQVLIMQPVVKEVMKMIRATLPAFIQINEKIDARCGPVRADPTQIHQVVMNLATNAFHAMEGTGGELTVSLTRADQISRDPKTPDMSPGPWVCLSVSDTGAGMDYITAEKIFDPFFTTQKPGKGTGMGLSVVHGIVTGMNGVIRVTTEPGRGTTFDVYFPLVSETEDEETLEVTDPVPGGTETILLVDDEPDIVSMEMQLLEWLGYHVIPFTSSVEALERFKTAPELFDLVITDMAMPGMSGDKLAGKLLKVRPDIPMIICTGFSQIMDQEKAISLGFKGFLYKPIVMKDLACAVRQALDSQA
- a CDS encoding sigma-54-dependent transcriptional regulator; translated protein: MMAPEDAALNGHETDKISVLIIDDDSQVCRFLSKIFTGMGYSVSHELTLTQGISHIFSGRVDILFLDVNLPDGNGLEAINTIRHHPSPPEIIVITADDNVDGAEIAMKSKAWDYIAKTGSSKNFRFALERAVEYRRQKKASLSRNDIRREGIVGESRGILKCLEKVAVAAHSDIPVLVTGETGTGKELFSRAIHACSPRCSEPFVVVDCAALPEHLVESTIFGHTRGAFTGADRDRTGLMKIADRGTLFLDEVGELPLEIQKKFLRAIQEKKFRPLGSKTEIHSNFRLICATHRDLEDLIKKEKFREDLFYRIVSLTLHLPPLKDRGEDVAGLALNHMKNQHGANLKNGCIMSRPFMEELQIYDWPGNVRELFNTLDRVCAEAGEGATLFPHHLPEHIRAFNIRHRYAVRQTETPDPETGSFEGPLVPSEPLPPFKDHMEKNKAEYLGHLVAVTQGDIKACCRISGLSRGHLYRLMQQYDIKNNADS